In Phoenix dactylifera cultivar Barhee BC4 chromosome 11, palm_55x_up_171113_PBpolish2nd_filt_p, whole genome shotgun sequence, the following are encoded in one genomic region:
- the LOC103700187 gene encoding condensin-2 complex subunit H2-like, protein MSFTDVVMGQPKHDVARTFSALLQLVNNGNVDLQIAPASDEFVCHTAANPFYVKLLCRARREEMGNCSTRKRANFPLRKGCIKANSSTSEATSPLKSLHQGQVLS, encoded by the exons ATGTCCTTTACTGATGTTGTGATGGGTCAACCCAAGCATGATGTTGCAAGGACATTTTCTGCACTTCTGCAGCTG GTGAACAATGGGAATGTTGATCTACAAATAGCTCCAGCAAGTGATGAGTTTGTGTGTCACACTGCTGCAAATCCCTTCTATGTGAAGCTCCTTTGCCGTGCCAGAAGAGAAGAAATGGGGAACTGTTCAACAAGGAAAAGAGCTAATTTCCCTTTGAGGAAAGGGTGCATAAAAGCAAATTCTTCCACCTCAGAAGCCACCTCACCTTTAAAATCATTGCATCAGGGGCAGGTTCTCTCCTAA
- the LOC120112599 gene encoding long chain acyl-CoA synthetase 1-like, translating to MPLSLFMATGSGAINYIIEHAEVDVVFVQDKNMKEILSADCKSAQRLKSIVSFASTTREQIDAATNSGVKVHSWNEFLQMVSLLRFCLHILTISSNQEIILVALLTTKTERKLL from the exons ATGCCTCTCAGCCTTTTTATGGCAACAGGATCAGGGGCTATCAATTACATAATAGAGCATGCTGAAGTTGATGTTGTTTTTGTCCAAGATAAGAACATGAAAGAA ATTCTATCTGCCGATTGCAAATCTGCTCAGCGACTGAAAT cgattgtttcatttgcttcaACAACAAGGGAACAGATTGATGCTGCCACTAACTCTGGAGTGAAAGTGCATTCCTGGAATGAATTCCTCCAGATGGTTAGTCTCTTGAGATTTTGTCTACACATATTAACTATATCTAGCAATCAAGAAATCATCTTGGTGGCCCTTCTTACTACCAAAACTGAGAGAAAGTTACTGTAA
- the LOC113460936 gene encoding putative disease resistance protein RGA3 — MEALLSVGGSIASTVLDNLVGQVTSDAIQQFARHSGLQDDLKRLRTTLLRTRFILTSAEKRRTKDDNLAQILQDFKDAAYDAEDLLDEFEYQLLQQKAESQENQRGNFLSSSLTLARNVFHRDGDAMAKVREVMGRLDSIADDMEKIIRLLDIDDEGKKYQRSARRETSSFLTETEVFGREKEKEKVIKLLLKSGYATEPGDDRLRVCLKRQKKDSVSILPVVGIGGIGKTTLAQLIYNDQKVNGYFDLKIWVCVSDNFDVKRLTKEIIESVTRERLCDHQNLNCLQEILKEKIMSKRFLLVLDDIWNDGHNEWDRLSAPLRSGLQGSKILVTTRSQKVAEMMGTMEAVFLEGLANDAYWEFFSRHAFGSQNPKEYPELEAIGRKIADRLKGSPLAAKTLGGLLNLDWDERHWRTIMNSEIWELKQREDDIIPVLQLSYQYLPGYLKQCVAYCSIFPKDYAYTKDGLVQVWMAQGFIVPQGNVRIEEVGSEFFHDLFDRSFFQHKWEDVYVMHDLIHDLVQSVSVDEHLRIEDGKWQEIPSRLRHLSICTENLEPSTLMDFANYKNLRTLVFENLYDANFDSMLDYLFRVSTKIRVLKLENCGIKELPESIGNLKHLRYLDISINKIRRLPESLCNLYNLQVLNISGCPIENFPTRMTNLVKLRQLKADEETICMLADISKLTYLQELRVFKVVKQRGHKIEELKDMIQLHGRICIKNLESIESEEEASQAKLNNKQYLDELALVWNIDRSTSSGNHVEVLEGLKPHSNLRRLEIRNYGGVRFPSWLEPQSLKNLKAICLENIQSCGQLPSLGQLPSLEILRIKNMHEVKQVGHEFYGSPEVKGFLLLKELKISDMLEWEEWFSAEGIQVFPRLLKLHIQNCPKLRGLPCLPPSLRELYLWNVGINMLRESRDGDHGFTDESSMTQHSRNSSRTSSITHMRICRCPNLVNLERWLSSHHLPAIRDLTIADCQKVVRLPMERFKDFLSLENLRIKDCPLLPSPVQLILPSSIRWLALDSCGHLDESLPGCLHNLTSLTSLKLNRCPHITSLPGEVLGHMIALRNLTIRDCGELRSLGDLRALKSFENLTVSGCPRLTVLANEEEQGEGFARLRFLHIDDTALVKVLFSTITPPSLEILRIWGSTELILFAGEEQLWLQGLKSLRWVFLVNCNNLQSLPTELHSLSTLQRLTISNCPEIRSLPEKGLPSSLEDLHFNNCHPVLTEQLQRHRKMMKKSHDVVW, encoded by the coding sequence ATGGAGGCACTACTATCAGTTGGAGGATCCATCGCTTCCACCGTGCTGGACAACTTGGTCGGCCAGGTGACCTCCGATGCCATCCAGCAGTTCGCGCGGCACTCGGGGCTTCAGGATGACCTCAAGAGGCTGCGCACTACCTTGCTACGGACACGCTTCATCCTTACAAGCGCCGAGAAGAGGCGCACCAAAGACGACAACCTTGCCCAAATCCTCCAAGATTTCAAAGACGCCGCATACGATGCCGAAGACTTACTGGACGAATTCGAATACCAACTCCTGCAGCAAAAGGCTGAAAGCCAAGAGAATCAGAGAGGTAACTTCTTATCTTCTTCTCTTACACTTGCCAGAAATGTGTTCCATCGAGACGGTGATGCTATGGCTAAAGTGAGGGAGGTTATGGGGAGGTTAGATAGCATTGCTGATGATATGGAAAAAATCATCAGACTCCTGGATATAGATgatgaaggaaaaaaatatcAGAGATCGGCGAGACGAGAGACGAGCTCATTCTTAACTGAAACCGAAGTGTTCGggcgagaaaaagaaaaagaaaaggtgatAAAGCTGCTATTAAAGTCGGGATATGCAACTGAACCCGGTGATGATCGTCTCCGTGTTTGTTTAAAGAGACAAAAGAAAGACAGTGTTTCTATTTTGCCAGTGGTCGGTATTGGAGGGATCGGAAAAACTACGCTTGCTCAGCTCATTTACAATGATCAGAAGGTGAATGGTTAttttgatttaaagatttgggTTTGCGTGTCTGATAATTTTGATGTGAAAAGGCTAACTAAAGAGATAATAGAGTCTGTTACCCGGGAGAGACTCTGTGATCACCAAAATTTGAATTGTCTCCAAGAGATCCTCAAGGAGAAGATAATGTCAAAGAGATTCCTGCTCGTCCTTGATGACATCTGGAATGATGGCCACAACGAATGGGATCGTCTGTCTGCGCCATTAAGGTCCGGGCTGCAGGGAAGCAAGATTTTGGTAACAACTAGATCTCAAAAGGTTGCAGAGATGATGGGCACAATGGAGGCAGTCTTCTTAGAGGGTTTAGCAAATGATGCCTATTGGGAATTTTTCAGTAGACATGCATTTGGTTCTCAGAATCCCAAAGAATATCCTGAGTTGGAAGCTATTGGTAGGAAGATTGCTGACAGGCTGAAGGGATCTCCACTTGCAGCAAAGACGCTAGGAGGCCTATTGAATTTAGACTGGGATGAGAGGCATTGGAGAACCATCATGAACAGTGAAATATGGGAACTAAAACAACGTGAAGATGACATTATACCAGTCCTACAGTTGAGCTATCAGTACCTACCTGGATATCTGAAGCAGTGTGTTGCATATTGTTCTATATTTCCTAAAGATTACGCATACACAAAAGACGGGCTAGTCCAAGTCTGGATGGCACAAGGCTTCATTGTACCTCAAGGAAATGTGCGGATTGAAGAGGTAGGGAGTGAGTTCTTCCATGATTTGTTTGACAGATCTTTCTTTCAGCATAAATGGGaggatgtatatgtgatgcatgatttGATACACGATCTGGTTCAATCTGTCTCAGTCGATGAACATCTAAGAATAGAAGATGGTAAGTGGCAAGAAATTCCTAGCAGGCTTCGACACCTATCAATATGTACTGAGAATCTGGAGCCAAGTACGCTAATGGACTTTGCCAATTATAAGAATCTACGCACCCTTGTCTTTGAGAATTTGTATGATGCAAACTTTGATTCTATGCTTGATTACTTGTTCAGAGTGTCAACAAAGATCCGTGTGTTGAAATTAGAGAATTGTGGGATCAAAGAATTGCCTGAAAGTATTGGCAATTTAAAACATCTTCGATACCTTGATATCTCTATCAACAAAATTCGAAGGTTGCCTGAATCACTGTGTAACCTTTACAATCTTCAGGTGTTAAATATATCTGGCTGCCCAATTGAAAATTTTCCTACACGCATGACCAACCTAGTTAAATTAAGGCAGCTTAAAGCAGATGAGGAGACAATTTGTATGTTGGCTGATATCAGCAAGTTAACATATCTCCAAGAGTTGCGGGTATTCAAAGTTGTAAAGCAGAGAGGGCACAAGATTGAAGAATTAAAGGACATGATACAGCTTCATGGAAGAATTTGCATTAAAAATCTTGAGAGCATCGAAAGTGAGGAAGAGGCCAGTCAGGCTAAGCTGAATAATAAACAGTACCTTGATGAATTGGCCTTGGTATGGAATATTGATAGAAGCACCAGCTCAGGGAACCATGTTGAGGTACTTGAAGGCCTCAAACCACATTCCAATCTCCGAAGGCTGGAAATCAGAAACTATGGCGGTGTCCGATTTCCAAGTTGGCTGGAGCCACAATCGCTCAAAAATTTGAAAGCTATTTGCCTAGAAAATATCCAAAGCTGCGGGCAACTTCCATCTCTTGGACAGCTGCCATCCCTCGAGATTCTGCGCATCAAAAATATGCATGAGGTGAAGCAAGTTGGTCATGAATTCTATGGCTCTCCAGAGGTCAAAGGATTCCTATTACTGAAAGAGCTGAAGATTTCAGACATGTTGGAATGGGAAGAATGGTTCAGCGCAGAAGGTATCCAAGTATTTCCTCGACTGCTTAAGCTCCATATCCAGAACTGTCCCAAGCTAAGGGGTTTACCCTGCCTCCCTCCCTCGCTCAGAGAATTATACCTTTGGAATGTGGGAATAAATATGCTCCGAGAATCAAGGGACGGAGACCATGGTTTTACCGATGAGAGCAGTATGACACAGCACAGCAGAAACAGCAGCAGGACCTCTTCAATTACTCACATGCGTATCTGCCGGTGTCCAAACCTGGTAAATCTGGAGCGATGGCTGTCGTCACACCACCTGCCAGCTATCAGGGACTTGACGATTGCTGACTGTCAAAAGGTTGTGCGGTTGCCAATGGAAAGGTTTAAAGACTTTCTCTCCCTCGAGAATTTGAGAATCAAGGACTGTCCCTTGCTCCCGTCCCCAGTGCAATTGATCCTTCCCTCTTCTATCCGATGGCTTGCATTGGATTCATGTGGTCATCTGGATGAGTCACTACCCGGCTGCCTGCACAATCTCACCTCTCTTACCTCATTGAAGTTAAACCGCTGCCCACACATAACATCTCTTCCAGGAGAAGTGCTCGGCCACATGATTGCTCTCAGAAATTTGACTATTCGGGACTGCGGAGAACTGAGGTCGCTAGGGGACTTACGAGCTCTCAAATCATTTGAAAATTTGACGGTAAGTGGATGTCCTCGGCTCACGGTATTGGCTAATGAGGAAGAGCAGGGCGAGGGTTTCGCACGTCTTCGCTTCCTGCACATCGACGACACTGCCCTGGTCAAGGTGCTGTTCTCCACAATCACCCCGCCCTCACTTGAAATACTCCGAATCTGGGGCTCAACTGAACTCATATTATTCGCTGGAGAGGAGCAATTATGGTTGCAAGGACTGAAATCTCTCAGATGggtatttcttgtaaattgcaACAATCTTCAGTCCCTGCCAACAGAGTTGCATAGCCTTTCCACCCTCCAACGTTTGACGATATCAAATTGCCCTGAGATCCGCTCGCTGCCAGAGAAGGGCCTGCCTTCATCCCTAGAAGATTTACATTTCAATAATTGTCATCCGGTGTTGACGGAGCAATTGCAAAGGCACAGGAAAATGATGAAAAAGTCGCATGATGTGGTTTGGTAG